CCCATACAATTTGATAGAGGGTCACTATCTCTCAATTAATACAAGATTAATTTTAGGTATAACTAATGAAGTAATAACAAGCATTAATAACGATACCACGATTATTAAAACCACTTCATAAGGTGACTGTATGCCAAAATATACATCTCGAATAACATTAAGTTGATAAGTTAATGGATTCAATCTACCAAACCATTGAATTAGAGTAGGTGCCGATGCTAGTAAATAAAAAACAGGCGCTGTAAATCCTAATGGTGTTAAAACAAATCTAATCACAATGTCTCTGCTTCTATAGTCGTTTATAAACATTGTAATTAAAATTCCTAAAGCATTCCAAAATAACGATATAATTAAAGATAATAACATAATTTCTAAAAATTTATCTAATTTAATCCCAATTTTAAAAAATGAAGAAACACTATATATAACAATTTCCTGAATCAATAAACCTAAAATAGGATACACACTCATACCGATAATATAATAAAGTGGTCTTACACCACTTGACAATTTTAAGGCTAAAAGGCCATATTTTTTATCAATTGTCACCCGATAGATAGCTTGACTCATCTGACTGATAACAAATAAGCCAACAAGGCCAACAGTCGTGTACTGTGCATAAGATATAGTCATTCCCTTATAATCGGTATTCCCTATAGTTGAATTAAGGCCAATAATCACAAAAGCAACATATAAAATAGGTTGAATGAACAATGATGCCATTAACCCTTTATTTCTAAAAAAAGCAGCTAACTCATTTTTGGAAATGATAATTATTCCTCTAATACCCAAATTAGATTTTTTTCTTAAATTGACAACATTCATTTCAGGTCTCCTCTCACTCTATTTAGGTAACTTTCTCTTAGATGATTCTCTTGTCTAGAAATATCTTTAATCTCGAACAGTGGTGTAAGATCGTGAATGATAGTCAAAAGTGTTGTTTTTTTAGGAACAATAAATTTACAGCTACTCTTATCAATCCTATCAACAGAAAACTTATAATTTTGAAGCCAATAAAGTTGATCAGTAGTCAAATCACTGTTAAACGTCACAACAATTTCAGATTCTGAGTTATTGATAAATTCTACCAATGAGCCATAATAAACTAGTTGCCCATTACTTATAAATATAATTTTATCACTAAACATTTCTAATAATTGGATATCATGCGAAGAGATGATAACGGTTTTACCAGATTCTGATTCTTTTTTCAAATAGTTAAGAAATTTTTCTGATGATTCAGCGTCTAAACCAACTGTTGGTTCATCCAATATGTAAATATCTGGTTTATGCGCAATCGCTCTAGCTATTTGTACACGCTGTAATTGGCCACCCGATAAAGATTCTACTAACATATCTTTTTTACTTGTAAGGCCTAAAACATTCAGTGCTGCCCTACATAGCTCATTTGCTTCTTTTCCCATTTTGCCAGCTAAATTGACCCCTAATATGACATTATCCCATACTGTTGTGTAGTAGTCCATTACAGAAGTTTGGGCAGAAAAACCAAGGGAGGCAAAAGGTTGTTTTTTATTGGATAGATAATCTTCATTATAGATAATTGAACCATGAGACATTTTTTGTAATCCTGTGATAGCGTTAATAAAAGTTGATTTTCCTGCACCATTAGAGCCTAATAAACAAATAAATTCTCCTCCTCCTATCTCTAGGTTGATATGGTCCAATGCAACTTTTTCTCCATAGTTTACTGTTAAGTCTGTTGCTTTTAAGATATAACTCATAATTCTCCTCACAAACCTCTCATTCAATTCTATTGCACATATGGTCGTCTTTTCTTAATTCATCAAAAGATGTAAACTCGTGATTAAATGATTTCTTTCTTATTATGCTATATTAATTATAACATTCGTTAATAAATTAAAAGTAAATAATACAAAAATAGTATCTATTATTTAGAAAAAATTTTATATTTCTATTGACACTCTCCCCCTAAATCACAGTCATCATTGCTCATGCAAGAGTATGTATTCAAAAATAAATTTCCCTACGCCACCTTCTTGACAACTAACTGTTTGATGGTGACTGCTTTGTTTGATATGTTCAGTCGCATTTTCGACAGCAACTGCAACATCTACAACTTCAAACATTGGTAAATCATTTTCGCCATCACCAAATCCAAAACTAGTCACATTAGTATAATCTTTTAAATAGTTTTGTATCGCACTCCCTTTGCTACTTAGTGGGTGGACAATTTCCAGTGTTTTCACAAAAGATGTAAAGACAGTAACTAATGGACTTTTCAACTTTTCTCGAAGCATTTGATGTCTTATATCACTTGCTTCCATTAATTCTACTTTTAGAATAGCTCTATCAGGATGCTTTGTTAAAAACGCAACAATATCTGTTACATGATAGCAGGTCTCTTCAAAATAATTTGTTTTATAGTCCATTAAAGAGATGCCTTGCTCTCCCATATAGGTCAATCTCTCACGTAAATTCTGAAGCTTCCTGCATTTCTTCAACCATTTCCAATCCTCGACCTGTCACAAAAACGAATTTGTCTTGATGTTTTTGTAAAACTTCAACAACATAAATATCTGAAAATATTATATTCATCTTTTTTCTTTTTTAGTATAAGATAATCAAATTATATCATAAAGCAATCAAGAATACTCCTGCCCTAACTAAAGTCAAAAAGCAAAGACTACTGTAGCCAACATGGACTATACTAATCAACTAACAAAAAAATCAAGCAGTCAATACTTGATTTAAAAAGATCATATTTTAGGGTTGATATCGTATGACTAATCGCCTATTTATTTAAGCAAACACAAAAGTCATAAAAGATATTTATACAATTTGACTAGCTATAGATCAAGAGTAAAGCTTTCAATAAAACAGTACTCTACAATAAATTCTATGGCAATAGTAATTTTCAGCTCAGTTTAGTTATTTTTATTGTGGAATTATTAAAAATTGCTATCTCTCCTCCAGAAGTAGTAATATATAAACTGATTACTTCTCCTGATGTTATCCTTAAATCTTAGAGTCATTATTGTATAATTTACACAAAGGAAAAAAACATGCAAAAACGATACTCAAAAGAATTTAAAGAAACCCTTATTGACTTCTACCATTCTGGGCAATCCGTTACACAGCTTTCTAAAGAATACAGCGTGTCTCCTGCAACAATTTATAAATGGATCGACCTCTACTCTAAGTCTAATGAAAGCTCAGTTTCTAAAGCTGATTTTCTAGAATTAAAAAGACAACTAGCAAAAGTTAAGGAAGAACGAGACATCTTAAAAAAAGTATTGACCATATTCGCCGAGAAAAAGAAGTGAGTGCTGCGGATATGACTCAAACCATTAAAACTTTAGCACTCAATGTCAGGCTCAGTTGTCAACTTCTTGGTGTCCCTGAATCAAGTTATTATGAACGGATCAATCGACGTCGTTCCAAAACTCAATTACGGAGGCAACACTTGGCAATTAAGATTGTCCAACTTTTCAAGGCGAATCGGGGAATCTATGGGGCACCTAAGATTCAGCACCTCTTACTAAATCAAGGGGAAAAAGTAGGGTTAAACCTCGTACAAAAAATAATGAAACAACTTCAGATCAAGTCAGTCGTCGTTAAAAAATTTAAACCAGGACACTCCGTTAGGGATGGCATTAAAAGAAAGAACCTCATACAAAATGAGCCTACAAAGAAAAATAAGGTTTGGTCAACCGATATTACTTATATCCCGACTCAACAAGGCTGGGCTTATCTCTCAACCATTATATGCTCAAGGGATTATAAAAGAGGTAAACGATAATTCCTCCTGGATGATTTTAACTGCACTTATTGGATTTGGTATGAATGCTCTTGAGAATCAGTTGTTTCTTTTGGATAATTGGCACAATCTGATCGCATCATTTGTAGATATATTAATGCATGGCATTTCAAAGTAGGATGAGAAAATGCGTTCAATGGTATTGCAACAAGTAAGTTTGGTTGTCTCAGCTCAACCTTAGAAGTGGATGCGATAGCTGGTGCAACTTATAGTGTAATATTATTTTGAAAGCAATCGAAAATGCCTTAAAGAAAGGACAGACAACTAAATGAAAATACTCATTCTGTATACGAGTAAGCATGGGTTTACCAAGGCATGTACAACTTATTTAAGCGATAGACTTATAGGGAAAGTTGACGTACAAAACTTAGGTGATAACAGTCAACTTTCACTTGATGGTTACGACTGGATTGTTATGGGTAGCGCTGTTTATATGGGCAAAATAAACAAAAAAATGACACTATTCTCAGATAAAAACAGGGATAAGCTACTTAGTCACAATATCGCACTATTTACTTGCTGTACGACACCAGAGGAATCTGATAAGTATCTATTGACTGGTTTTTCTAAGAGACTCTATGAGGCTTCTAAGCTCAACACAAACTTTGGTGGTAAACTACAGAGAGATGAACTGACTTTTTTTGAGAGAAAATTAACAGATCTGATTTCAAAAACTGAAGGAAAAGTTCAACAAACGTTTTACGAAAATATGGATAGTCTAGTTCGTCTTATCAATAATAGTGAACAAAGTGAAAAGGTATGAATTAGCAATTACCAACTAATAATCTGGATCAAGTCTTATCATGATCCAGATTATTTTTATGCATAGGACTTTTGAATACAAAATAAGGCCTATCATTCACTGATAGACCTTATCTTATATTTAACCTATTTTTTATTCCGTTTTTCTGCCTTTATCAATTTCAATGCACGTTACGGTCACATCCAATGAATGCTCAGTACGCCTATCTGAATCCTATTTACGATAGGCTAAACTGTTAGTTGCATCTTAAACGATGACCTAATAAAGAGTCATTAATTAATATCACTAGTAATCTTTTTAGGCACTATTTTTTCTCCCCGTTTTGGCACACTAAGTAAATATTCTTGTATTAATGTGATCACTTCATTGTTCTCAGGTAAACTAGAATGCTCCGCATCACTGCCAGAAACAGTGATTTGTGTATAGGTTTTTACTTGATTTTGAAAAATATACTTCCCAGCTGTCACACTTTGGACTGGTACGACGCCATCATCGGTATAATCTTCTGTACCTGCTACTGAGTAAACTGATAGACTATTTGGTAAATTAGTTTTACGCTCCATATAATCTTTCAGCATAACTGTGGGACGTGTTTGCGAAGCTTCCGAGAAATTATAAGGTGTCCCTAAAGTCATCAATACTGACATATGAAATTGGTCTTCACTGTAATCATTTTCTAAATAACCCGTCCAAATCAGCCCCCCGTTTGAATGACCAATGGCTTGGAAATTTTGAAAATGGAACCGCGCTTGTAAACTATTCATAGCGATATTTAGCCAGTTATATTGTTTTTTAATATTACTATAGCCATCGTTGTTATTTTGAAATCCGATGATAATAAATGGTTGCTGATCATTGGCGCGAATACGACCAGAATAGGTGAGATGACCATCTGTATTGACCTGAACTTTCAGGACACTATGCTTAGTCCCCTTACTATTTAGTGTAGCGATTAAACTATCAAAACGGTCAATAGTAGCACTAGATCCAGGAATAAAAATAATCGGTTTGAGATGTGAATTTTGAATTTTTGCCTGTGTATTATTGGTTTTTATAACCCATTCACGGCCAAAATAGCCACTTACAATCATGAGTAGGAGACTTAAAACGATAATAATCTTATTTTTCATAGATAGTCTCACTGTTCTGTATCTTAATAAATGGCATATAGATGATGACTGATAAGCCGAAAATAATGGCAACAACGAGTAAAGACCAGCCATCATTACTGCCTAAAAAGGCTAATAAAAGATTAGGCATACCACTCGGCGTCACCAAAGTAGCCGGTTTAATCAAATGCATCATAATTGCAGTATACCCAATTAAAGTCCCCACTACACTTGTCACAAGCATCGGCACTAACATAAGTGGCCGTAAAAAAATGGGTAAGCCAAAGTAGAGCAATTGGTTTTGGTTAAAAAGACTCGGAACAAGTGATAGCAAGCCCAGATTTTGACGCTTTTTTGATACTGCGAATAATAATAAAAAACTCAGCACTACTGTATTGCCGATACCGCCAAATTGAGAAAAAGCATGATAGACACTATACAAGTTAGTCGGATAAGGTAAGCTACCATTTTGGTTTTTTATGA
The DNA window shown above is from Lactococcus paracarnosus and carries:
- a CDS encoding ABC transporter permease, which gives rise to MNVVNLRKKSNLGIRGIIIISKNELAAFFRNKGLMASLFIQPILYVAFVIIGLNSTIGNTDYKGMTISYAQYTTVGLVGLFVISQMSQAIYRVTIDKKYGLLALKLSSGVRPLYYIIGMSVYPILGLLIQEIVIYSVSSFFKIGIKLDKFLEIMLLSLIISLFWNALGILITMFINDYRSRDIVIRFVLTPLGFTAPVFYLLASAPTLIQWFGRLNPLTYQLNVIRDVYFGIQSPYEVVLIIVVSLLMLVITSLVIPKINLVLIER
- a CDS encoding HAD family hydrolase; this encodes MGEQGISLMDYKTNYFEETCYHVTDIVAFLTKHPDRAILKVELMEASDIRHQMLREKLKSPLVTVFTSFVKTLEIVHPLSSKGSAIQNYLKDYTNVTSFGFGDGENDLPMFEVVDVAVAVENATEHIKQSSHHQTVSCQEGGVGKFIFEYILLHEQ
- a CDS encoding alpha/beta hydrolase; protein product: MKNKIIIVLSLLLMIVSGYFGREWVIKTNNTQAKIQNSHLKPIIFIPGSSATIDRFDSLIATLNSKGTKHSVLKVQVNTDGHLTYSGRIRANDQQPFIIIGFQNNNDGYSNIKKQYNWLNIAMNSLQARFHFQNFQAIGHSNGGLIWTGYLENDYSEDQFHMSVLMTLGTPYNFSEASQTRPTVMLKDYMERKTNLPNSLSVYSVAGTEDYTDDGVVPVQSVTAGKYIFQNQVKTYTQITVSGSDAEHSSLPENNEVITLIQEYLLSVPKRGEKIVPKKITSDIN
- a CDS encoding flavodoxin domain-containing protein, yielding MKILILYTSKHGFTKACTTYLSDRLIGKVDVQNLGDNSQLSLDGYDWIVMGSAVYMGKINKKMTLFSDKNRDKLLSHNIALFTCCTTPEESDKYLLTGFSKRLYEASKLNTNFGGKLQRDELTFFERKLTDLISKTEGKVQQTFYENMDSLVRLINNSEQSEKV
- a CDS encoding ABC transporter ATP-binding protein, whose protein sequence is MSYILKATDLTVNYGEKVALDHINLEIGGGEFICLLGSNGAGKSTFINAITGLQKMSHGSIIYNEDYLSNKKQPFASLGFSAQTSVMDYYTTVWDNVILGVNLAGKMGKEANELCRAALNVLGLTSKKDMLVESLSGGQLQRVQIARAIAHKPDIYILDEPTVGLDAESSEKFLNYLKKESESGKTVIISSHDIQLLEMFSDKIIFISNGQLVYYGSLVEFINNSESEIVVTFNSDLTTDQLYWLQNYKFSVDRIDKSSCKFIVPKKTTLLTIIHDLTPLFEIKDISRQENHLRESYLNRVRGDLK